One genomic segment of Acropora muricata isolate sample 2 unplaced genomic scaffold, ASM3666990v1 scaffold_754, whole genome shotgun sequence includes these proteins:
- the LOC136907849 gene encoding uncharacterized protein: protein MASCSGQSIEAVERRKGFWWSKEDTLLISHYREHEKLFMDVNCKKKSIWELITASTATENPNFSARPEQVEGKWKSLTLAFRKCCDHNSISGHDRKECLLYKEIAEFYGYRPNVRPYATSSSSGKADYVRPKAESQQEKPEQTEEEERNEEEVTVVLIRPATSQGRQGSLQEKKRLSKKENGVKSRNEYLQWLQEYKEEKKNEEEKKLEKFEAFHNKKIQVLGGMFEVLRGLKEQ from the coding sequence atggcgtcGTGTTCAGGTCAAAGCATCGAAGCTGTCGAGAGAAGGAAGGGCTTCTGGTGGAGCAAAGAGGACACTCTGTTAATTTCACATTACAGGGAGCATGAGAAGCTTTTCATGGATGTAAATTGTAAGAAGAAAAGCATTTGGGAGCTAATAACAGCGAGCACGGCGACAGAAAATCCAAACTTCAGCGCACGACCTGAGCAGGTTGAGGGAAAGTGGAAATCACTGACACTCGCTTTTCGCAAGTGTTGTGACCACAACAGTATTTCGGGACATGACCGAAAAGAATGCCTACTTTACAAGGAAATTGCAGAGTTCTATGGTTACAGGCCTAATGTTCGCCCGTATGCGACAAGCAGCAGCTCTGGGAAGGCAGATTACGTGCGCCCTAAGGCCGAGTCACAACAAGAAAAGCCAGAGCAAACGGAAGAGGAAGAAAGGAATGAAGAAGAGGTGACAGTTGTGTTGATAAGACCTGCTACAAGTCAAGGACGTCAAGGTTCTTTGCAGGAGAAGAAAAGACTTTCGAAGAAAGAAAATGGGGTAAAGTCAAGAAATGAGTATTTACAATGGCTTCAGGAatacaaagaagaaaagaagaacgaagaggaaaaaaaattggagaaGTTCGAGGCAtttcacaacaaaaaaattcaagtacTCGGGGGAATGTTTGAGGTTCTGAGGGGCCTCAAGGAACAGTGA